One genomic segment of Hordeum vulgare subsp. vulgare chromosome 2H, MorexV3_pseudomolecules_assembly, whole genome shotgun sequence includes these proteins:
- the LOC123425434 gene encoding centrosome-associated protein CEP250 isoform X2 produces the protein MASSSNGHSSANGAKVLPGRGKKNQEKLQLDKNAASRACQKDRQYIEKLETELSNCYQEIDYLQDQLNIRNVEANIMGEHIHGLELKLTELEKFPERVRVMDNDLMRSDSQCWLLMEEVQCKEEELQKAALQIEKLESITLDMQCEIESLKLDLTTLEQRLFDAESFSQHTAEYKARIEKQLEEHELQLQEARKTIDHLEVVNKQLKKEYLPGGAPKQSYATGMEQLDKTLEHDGHANYERGHEILEKTGKQNEEPELIIEQLKVELREQKLKAKEDAEDLTQEMAELRYQITGMLEEEYKRRSCIEQAAIQQIQQLEAQVSEEQKKLSGALRRLQESHELADTQANEIKKLKDALGRLNSAMNLGRVCRSCSCGFCPMLVELSNCSIEGSLDLRSSNASNVGETPANQALVEWRPDEASDGDTVNNVGC, from the exons AAATTACAGCTTGACAAAAATGCAGCTTCTAGGGCCTGTCAGAAGGACAGGCAATACATTGAGAAATTGGAAACTGAGCTGAGCAACTGCTATCAGGAAATTG ACTATTTGCAGGATCAGTTAAATATCAGGAATGTTGAAGCAAACATCATGGGAGAGCATATTCACGGCCTTGAGCTGAAGCTAACTGAACTTGAGAAATTTCCTGAAAGAGTGAGAGTTATGGACAATGATCTGATGCGGTCTGATTCTCAGTGCTGGCTTCTGATGGAAGAAGTCCAATGTAAAGAAGAGGAGCTGCAAAAGGCAGCCTTACAAATAGAGAAGCTTGAAAGCATAACTTTAGATATGCAATGTGAAATTGAGAGTTTAAAACTTGATTTGACTACGCTTGAGCAAAGACTGTTTGATGCTGAGAGCTTTAGCCAGCATACTGCCGAGTACAAAGCTAGAATAGAGAAGCAACTGGAAGAACATGAGCTCCAGCTGCAAGAGGCACGCAAGACTATTGATCATCTTGAGGTTGTGAATAAACAACTGAAAAAAGAGTACTTGCCTGGAGGAGCTCCTAAGCAATCCTATGCTACAGGCATGGAGCAACTTGATAAAACATTGGAGCATGATGGTCATGCAAACTATGAAAGAGGTCATGAAATTCTTGAAAAGACCGGGAAGCAAAATGAAGAACCTGAACTTATAATTGAGCAACTCAAG GTAGAACTTCGAGAACAAAAGCTGAAAGCAAAGGAGGATGCAGAAGATCTCACTCAAGAAATGGCTGAATTGAGGTACCAGATAACTGGCATGCTTGAGGAAGAATACAAGCGTCGGTCTTGCATTGAGCAAGCGGCTATTCAACAAATTCAGCAGCTGGAGGCTCAG GTCTCCGAAGAGCAAAAAAAATTGAGCGGAGCACTAAGACGGCTACAGGAATCGCATGAGCTAGCTGACACACAAGCTAACGAGATTAAGAAACTGAAAGATGCTTTAGGG AGATTGAACTCTGCAATGAACCTCGGGAGGGTTTGCAGATCTTGCTCTTGCGGGTTCTGTCCGATGCTGGTAGAATTGTCTAATTGCTCGATTGAAGGGTCACTTGATCTCAGATCTTCCAATGCTAGCAACGTTGGTGAAACACCAGCGAACCAAGCGCTAGTAGAGTGGCGTCCTGATGAAGCTTCAGATGGTGACACAGTAAATAATGTAGGATGCTAG
- the LOC123425435 gene encoding SNAP25 homologous protein SNAP33-like yields the protein MLFARQEGCPLQLSWKKRTSIPLPPTPVLPPSPEEAGGRQALPLLSGKMPVSSVPKPSSSKPNPFDSDSDSEFTSRPARASSSSSVDPGTNGRYKNGFRDSGGFDNQSVQELEGYVAYKAEETTQKVSVCLRLAENIREDATNTLIALHKQGQQMNRTHETAANIDQDLSRSETLLGSLGGFFSKTWKPKKTRQIKGPAVILRDDSFKRRANHLEQREKLGLSSSPRGRSNPQKYPDPTNAMEKVQVEKDKQDNALSDLSDVLGQLKGMALDMGSEIDRQNKAMDGLQDDVEELNSRVKGANQRARRLLGK from the exons ATGCTGTTTGCGAGGCAAGAAGGATGTCCCCTGCAACTGTCCTGGAAGAAAAGGACATCCATCCCCTTGCCTCCAACTCCAGTTCTGCCGCCCAGCCCAGAAGAAGCAGGCGGCCGGCAAGCGCTTCCTCTCCTCTCAG GAAAGATGCCCGTGTCAAGCGTCCCAAAACCTTCGTCCTCCAAACCAAATCCATTCGATTCCGACTCAGACTCTGAATTTACCTCGAGGCCTGCAAGAGCATCATCTTCCAGCTCAGTTGATCCTGGTACCAATGGCCGATACAAGAATGGCTTCCGCGATTCAGGCGGGTTCGACAACCAATCCGTGCAAGAGCTGGAGGGCTACGTTGCATACAAGGCCGAGGAGACCACTCAGAAAGTGAGCGTCTGCCTTCGGCTCGCTGAAAACATCAGGGAGGATGCTACCAACACTCTGATCGCCTTGCACAAGCAGGGTCAACAGATGAATAGGACCCATGAAACTGCTGCGAACATTGATCAGGACCTTAGCAGG AGTGAAACACTTCTGGGAAGCCTTGGAGGCTTCTTCTCAAAAACCTGGAAGCCCAAGAAAACCAGGCAAATAAAGGGACCCGCAGTTATCTTGAGAG ACGATTCCTTCAAAAGAAGGGCTAACCACCTAGAGCAGAGAGAAAAATTAGGATTGTCTTCAAGCCCCAGAGGGAGGTCGAACCCTCAGAAGTATCCTGATCCTACCAACGCCATGGAGAAGGTTCAG GTGGAGAAAGATAAGCAAGACAATGCCCTTTCTGATCTTAGCGATGTCCTGGGACAGCTCAAGGGCATGGCTCTCGATATGGGCTCGGAAATCGATAG GCAAAACAAAGCCATGGATGGTCTACAAGATGATGTGGAGGAACTCAACTCCAGGGTGAAAGGAGCCAACCAGCGTGCACGCCGTTTGCTTGGGAAATAA
- the LOC123425434 gene encoding centrosome-associated protein CEP250 isoform X1 has translation MSVLSFSYSADRQMASSSNGHSSANGAKVLPGRGKKNQEKLQLDKNAASRACQKDRQYIEKLETELSNCYQEIDYLQDQLNIRNVEANIMGEHIHGLELKLTELEKFPERVRVMDNDLMRSDSQCWLLMEEVQCKEEELQKAALQIEKLESITLDMQCEIESLKLDLTTLEQRLFDAESFSQHTAEYKARIEKQLEEHELQLQEARKTIDHLEVVNKQLKKEYLPGGAPKQSYATGMEQLDKTLEHDGHANYERGHEILEKTGKQNEEPELIIEQLKVELREQKLKAKEDAEDLTQEMAELRYQITGMLEEEYKRRSCIEQAAIQQIQQLEAQVSEEQKKLSGALRRLQESHELADTQANEIKKLKDALGRLNSAMNLGRVCRSCSCGFCPMLVELSNCSIEGSLDLRSSNASNVGETPANQALVEWRPDEASDGDTVNNVGC, from the exons AAATTACAGCTTGACAAAAATGCAGCTTCTAGGGCCTGTCAGAAGGACAGGCAATACATTGAGAAATTGGAAACTGAGCTGAGCAACTGCTATCAGGAAATTG ACTATTTGCAGGATCAGTTAAATATCAGGAATGTTGAAGCAAACATCATGGGAGAGCATATTCACGGCCTTGAGCTGAAGCTAACTGAACTTGAGAAATTTCCTGAAAGAGTGAGAGTTATGGACAATGATCTGATGCGGTCTGATTCTCAGTGCTGGCTTCTGATGGAAGAAGTCCAATGTAAAGAAGAGGAGCTGCAAAAGGCAGCCTTACAAATAGAGAAGCTTGAAAGCATAACTTTAGATATGCAATGTGAAATTGAGAGTTTAAAACTTGATTTGACTACGCTTGAGCAAAGACTGTTTGATGCTGAGAGCTTTAGCCAGCATACTGCCGAGTACAAAGCTAGAATAGAGAAGCAACTGGAAGAACATGAGCTCCAGCTGCAAGAGGCACGCAAGACTATTGATCATCTTGAGGTTGTGAATAAACAACTGAAAAAAGAGTACTTGCCTGGAGGAGCTCCTAAGCAATCCTATGCTACAGGCATGGAGCAACTTGATAAAACATTGGAGCATGATGGTCATGCAAACTATGAAAGAGGTCATGAAATTCTTGAAAAGACCGGGAAGCAAAATGAAGAACCTGAACTTATAATTGAGCAACTCAAG GTAGAACTTCGAGAACAAAAGCTGAAAGCAAAGGAGGATGCAGAAGATCTCACTCAAGAAATGGCTGAATTGAGGTACCAGATAACTGGCATGCTTGAGGAAGAATACAAGCGTCGGTCTTGCATTGAGCAAGCGGCTATTCAACAAATTCAGCAGCTGGAGGCTCAG GTCTCCGAAGAGCAAAAAAAATTGAGCGGAGCACTAAGACGGCTACAGGAATCGCATGAGCTAGCTGACACACAAGCTAACGAGATTAAGAAACTGAAAGATGCTTTAGGG AGATTGAACTCTGCAATGAACCTCGGGAGGGTTTGCAGATCTTGCTCTTGCGGGTTCTGTCCGATGCTGGTAGAATTGTCTAATTGCTCGATTGAAGGGTCACTTGATCTCAGATCTTCCAATGCTAGCAACGTTGGTGAAACACCAGCGAACCAAGCGCTAGTAGAGTGGCGTCCTGATGAAGCTTCAGATGGTGACACAGTAAATAATGTAGGATGCTAG